GTCTGGAGAACCCATGGTGGAGTCAGATCTGTGCATGTAGGTGGTAAGTTACGCAGTATACTCTCTGTTGTACTTATAGGACAAAGTAGTAGCACGCAAATGCAAGTATTTCAACTGTTGTACCTCATTGAAACTTTAAAAGTAGGGAATATATCAGAATATAGTGCAGTCATGCttttctaatttgttttttttagagatttCATTCTTTAAGTAGTTACATATGAAGAATAAAGCAAAATCCAGACTATCTGAGGCCCTTTAAAGGAGATTTAAATTGATTATAAAGGCTAAGAAATCATATTTGAAAGGCTCTTGCTGCCACTGAATTGATTCCAGTAGATATGGAGTTGTGCGTCTTGATGCCTGTAAAGAGTATGAAATCATATTTGAAAGGCATGCAAGTAGAGCACGTCTAAGCTAGCAGATAGGAGATTGCAGTTTATACGTGCTGTGTATAAATCTTTCATGTAGCATCTTTCATCTTTACATGTAATTCTCACAGAAAGTCAGCAGACTGGAGTAAAACCCAGTAAAACTTGCACATTATTTGATATTAGGCAAGGACAGCAGAGCCTCCCCCCacaccccccaacccccccacgCTCCTCTGAAAACTCGGACGCAGTCATATCCCCGAGGAAAGCCAGCCAGCGAGGGGACAGGAAGTCGAGGGTCAAGGGTTAAAAGGGAGGCGATTCATTATTTTCGTGACCTCCTGCAGATGTGGGGTTGTGTAATCTTCGAGACCTCAGCGCCAGGGACACGACAGAAGCGAGcttgaggagagagagggagagggggggagagagagggagggaggggtgggggaggCATGGTATTATGCTCTTAGTGGAGCATGTGATGCCCCGTGAACGGCAGGATGTGGAGGAAAATCATTGAATCTAATTGTGCGCCTTAACAGAAGCATGAGGAGAGATGGCTGCAGGGAGGGAAAAACAGGCAAGACATGAAGGCCTAGTCTGGGTGGAGTTCAGCTCCGGGAGCGTTGAGGgtttaaaaacaccaaaaaggcaaaaaggcaaaaaaaaacacctcctatttagtgaaatatttaaactgGAAAAGTTTCTTTTTGGAAAATGGGAAACCACACCACCATTAAGCAACATTCAAAGATCCCAAATACTTCATGTGGATCATTTCATTCTGAGTCATACAGAACTTTCTAGGTATTTACGTCACCTCTCGTCATGTGAGTTGCTGTAAATGAATATGAGCTGGTGTTTCTCCTCttttaacaaataataaaaaaagcaagagaCAAACCCCCACAAGgcacaggaagaaaaaaaaaaaaaaataagtgagCGTGAATGATAGGATGTGTTGACCTTTACCCCCTGTTTATTTTAGGAGAGCTCATGTTTCAAAGCTGGGAACGCTGGGATAAGATACTCCATGCTCGCTGATGTTGTTGCGGCTTGTGAGACGCTGCCTCCGTTTACTGTACGCCTCCTGGTTCAGATTAACTGTACACGACTTCCAACAACAAAATGGGTTCAATGGGTTTGCAAAACCTCCGTTTATATGACTGACACATGTTACACAGCTCGCTTGTTTGAAGAGAAATCAAATGCTTTCATGTCTTAGACTCACAAGTAGATACACATTAGAGGACAGGGTTTCCTAACTGATATGTTTTCTTTGGCGGTTTGGTTCTGAATTTGATAAATGTCCTCGATGTAGGTTGGGAGATAATCGATGAGAATGAAATCTATAATTAATGAAGTTCATATGTTCTCCAACTGGGATCATTTCTGTTGAATTGGCTCACATACTGAAGTGAGAAATCCTCCAAAATCCTTCAAAAAAAAGGTCAATGTGCACTAGATTAAAAGCCAGAGTGATACCATAGTTTTAATCTCATACTTTCCTTTACTCTGTCAGAGAACAGGATGTCGACGCTGTCATCAGAAAGCAGCTCCGAAGATGCCAACAATCGCAGCTTCTGGATGGtaaggttgtgtgtgtttgtctttatcTGTGTGTCTTGCTGTATACTAATAGAGGAGATAGAGATACACGAGATAGCTTCTTCCTCGGTTTCAATGACCTTCCAGTCAAAACAGACTAAACAGTTTTGTCGTTCAGGTTGCGTATCAGCGTAAACAAGGCTCGTGAATAGTAACCATTGTGCACTCTGACCGACTTTCTTGGGGTCAACTGTGCTCGGGAAGGCTTTTTGTGGTAGTTTACAGTTCATTAGGTATTGACTGTCTGCATTCACTCGACAAATCAGACGAGGTTTATGTTTCAACTGCTCTCTGCAACATAATGGCTCTGCTACTGAGGcgtgatgtttttatttgttgtgttttctgctggaTAAGGTAAAGTTTCTGTGTGAAATAATGACTTCTATACAGAGAtcttctatttaaaaaaaaccaaaacattacatggttttgtccaaagtgacttTTTTCCCTGCTTCCTGTtgttgtgctaagctaagctaaccagctgtagcttcatactgaacagacaaacatgacagtgGTGCTGAACTCTCATTGAACTCTTGCAAAGAATGCATTTCCCAATGTCTAATGTCAATttccaaatgtcaaactactcctttaaaataaaatctcaacCATAATGTCATAATAAGTGTCAAACATGGTGAAGAACAAAGACTGAAAAGTTAAAAACCAGATCAATTTAGACCATTTTATAGAAAGATAGGCCTACTGTTAATATGAGGTGATTGCTTTCCAGTCATAATATTTCCTGTAGGGCTGCaagtaatgtttattttcatcatcgattgatctgtcaaatattttctcatttaattgattagttgtttgtataaaatggtgaaaaatgtcagtcaaaGCCTCTAAAGTCTTCTTTTGTTAAGACCAACAATCAATaacccaaaagatattcagtttactgtcatagaagagcaaagaaaccagaaaatattcacatttgaggaggTGGAATTGGAgaatttgggttttttttctttaaaaaatgagtcaaaatgatgaattgattatcaaaatagttagtCTACTAATCATTGAAGCTCTAATTTCATAGTTTGGAAACTTAGACGAGATGAAGAAAgcaactaaaatataaaaatatatcaatatcaaatgaataaatgacagACATGATTAGCAACATCAATACATCATTCATGAAAAAGCCATAAATTACATAATGTTATTCTCAGTAAAGCTTCAGATCTTTTATAACACCTGATGATAAACTCTGTCACATAAAGCTGAACTGGTTCATAGTTTTAATTCAGCATTTTAGCTTAAATCCTATAATATAATATCTGCGATGTGTTATTTTACTCCAAATGACTGCAGATGACTATTCCTTTTGTAAATGCAAATCACTTCCAATTCAGCgctaataacaaacatttttaatatttccttaACCGGTCTGCACTCTGTTTACAAGACACGGTTCTGTTTAAAGCCGTAAACACTTCCAGCGTGCTACATCTAATTTGAGATGTGCTACCACTTTAACATTGGCTTTTGTCTCCCATTGGCCTTAATGGGCTGCCCCactttcatctctctcctcctgtaaTTTTGGCAGCCTCCCGTTGCGCTGGATGTGTTTCCAGGCCAGTTCCTGTCTGTGTCATCCCGCCGCTGTGCTCAAGGGCTGTCTGTCATTATAGCTGCAAAACTTAAGCTCTTCTGTTTCGTATTTACAGAGACAATGCCACTTCAAGAGGTTTGCAATCCACTCTGTAGAGTATACAAGTGGGCTTTTCACACTAATAGATACAAACCTCCCGCTGTGACACTTCTGGACTCTTTACTCACCAGTGATTACTTACAGACAGTATGTTATCCCCTACAAGGTGCTGCATGATCAGCCTCTAATGTGACTTCACTCACAAGTCCTCTGACACATCGCGCAGGCTGTTTAAAGAGCTAAGTAACAAACAAAAGATCTTAGTGTTTTCCAATGTGAAACAGACTGTCTGTAGATGTCGGCCTGGATCGATGAGCCTCTTTATTCTTGTTAAGACAAACAGTTTGTGTCAGGTGTTCTCTTAGCTTGTTGTTAGTAGTGTAGAGCTGTGCTGTGTCTCATGAAATGTTTGAAAGGCACTTTGGAAGGGCGTGCATATAAAATCTGGCATATAACTACTATTTCTACTTctattaatactactactgctgctgcactATATGCTATTTTAAACTATTACTACCACGCCACTCCTTATTGTagagtagtagtactagtagtgcTACTCTAatacttttactgcattttaattCCTGCAGATTTTaccatcactgctgctgcacttCTTCAGCTTGTGGCTCTCTGTACTTTTTCTATGTACTGACACGCTAAAGTCTGGACAAGATCAGTTATATACATgaaaatgggattttttttttcaacagatgACCGTGGCCATTTTCTTTGATACTGCGTTGTGTAGCTCGGGCAGATTCTCTAGTAGCAGATTTGCATCTGCCTCTGAGATTGGCCAACTGGGTCTCTGCAGCGTTGCCGTTGGCCTCAAACTGGATTCCTCAGCTGTTTCTGTTTAATTCGCAGACGAGTGAGGAGAGTCAGTGTAAACCACAACAGAGGCCGAAAGAAAGGAAAGTAAGGAAAGAAACCAGAGCGAGGGAGAGGAACACTGATTTGAAGTTCACCAATTTGATTCTGAAcgaaacataaagaaaatagtgtTTCATAAAAAGCACATTTGCTGCtgattgctttgttttaagGCTGTtagtgcaaaaataaaaaacattgttaGAGTCTTTGGGATGGACTCACTTTGGTGCAGTTTTTCCTCCTATCCATGCATACTTGTCCTGAAAAGATTCCTTCCTAATGCAATTccaatgtaataaaaaaacaaattccacagtccttgtttcgTGCAGAAAAGCATCCCTCAAGGGGACATAacatactttttgtgattttctgtcatttatatgtTGTTATAATGTCGGATGTCTATTTTGAACATGGTCAGagctccaaaacttgaggtgaacatatgtgaaaatgttgccctcaagtcaaaatccagggcttcaggctgctgttaacgctttgtttgcagtgtgacttctacttcctcctcgtgatgacgtcACAAACGGCCGTCTGTTCCTTTATTGATAAGGTTGTTCTTTGGGTTGTTCgcgttgtccactcgcatatgtgagcttgaacatgtacggatgtatttgagaagttgacatgtGAAAGtcaagaagtgaaatcctgctgaTATAGTTTGTTGTtgtagcctccagagctggTGTAAGTCTGCTGAGGGGAGGTTTCctgaagctaaccaatcagagcagagtaggctcatcaggagggcgtCCTTAAAACGGCctctttcagacagaggctgaactgaggggctgcatacagagccagtataagataaataaagagttttatgaactgtaaatcatgcaaagatattccagtataGCTCCAGAATagaaatatagacctggaagtgtacatgatacgtcccctttaagttcAGCCAAAgctgatatgaggcttcagcagtcgTTCATATCAAGCGAGTATCCTccaaagtctttttagtacaaaattccctctttgtgttctTGTAGCAACATCcaggaaaacacaaaagagggaattttgttgTTAAATGACCCTTTGGAAGACACcaacttgatttgacttatttaGACTGATTGAACCCTCATActagcttcagctgaacttttgaTTAAGATGCTTTTTTGCACAGATtaaggactgtagattttgtcccccatctctCACATTGGAACTGTGTTAGAAAGGGATCGTTTCACATCCAGTACAGAGAGGAGGAATCATTACAGACACCAGGAACCCTTTAAATGTTCATATGAGCATGTGACTATCGCATATAGACCAGCAGATAGATAAAGcataaaaatgtgaacaaaatcCTTTAAAACTATAAAAGCAGAAgggcagaaaaaaataatttatatggcaaataaaaaaaaatcacataccTTAAAGAATGCATTCTTATAAATATTCTCCCGTCTTAGATCCTGATCGATCGAAGCTACCTAATAGCATCGTGTTACAACTGCTGTCAGTGCTGCCGACATGAATAGACTTAACTTCTTGACCTTTGCAGTGCACCTGATTTTAATTAAGAGTCTAATTAGAATCAAAGAGCTCATCAATTAGTCATAAAGTAAGTATACAAAAATACACTTTGGTGGAATACTCTGTTGCTCACAGTCGATTAAAGGTTGGCTGTCGTTATCTGAGTAATGAAATAACATTGATCGTTGTGATCACCAAAGAAACTATCCAGGATGTATTTACTGTACGTGTAAAACATGCAGACAGCATCACTTACAACCTAATTATGAATCTAATTAGAGTGATATAATCCCTAATTAAGAAAATCAAATGTCATAGCagtaaaagcacaggtgtaactaataacattaatgatcaCTCCGTTACAATTAGCTTCCCCGGTAATTAATATATCAATACAGGAACTGGAACTTCATTagcaatgtttatttttaatactttttgttattttcacacatgcagtgtTGCTGTTTCCAACTTCAATAACTCACactgaacagaaacaaagtAACATAGAAAGAAATGagttaaatcaaatcaaataaatgaagataatgatgattatatgtaatacatacaaaaaatagACTTCttaatcatataaaatatatatctatacTATTATACTGCACCTACGTGTTATTTATACTCTTGTGTTCGTATAttgtatatatctatatattctGCTGTACAGCTCGTcatttattatcaatattaataGTTCCACCTGTCGGCCGGTAGAAGGCTCTACTCACTTCTACTTCTATTCACTTATGTCTACTTCccactcatatatatatatgtatatatatatatatatatatatatatatatatatacatacatatatatatatatatatatatatatatatatatatatatatatatatatatatatatatatatatatatatatatatatataaatttatgGTATTTACAGtgagtgttttgtttcagaTGAGCTAACACAGCATGCCAACTTATATTGTGTCCAGCGCCTTTAATCTCGCTGTCTAAATGTGCCAGTGACTCGCAGATAGAGTATGACAGAAAGTGAGAAGGAGAGTAGGAGTGAGTGCTGAGTAGGAGCTGCCGGCGGCTGCCAGGAAAATTGCAGAGAGATTTCCAAATTCCACATCCACAAACAACACACTTGCTTCAGATACACTCTGGGCCTTTTCCTCTTCTGCCCTCTTGTCCTCCCCTCTCTCCGTCTGGCTTTTTATGGCCAGGGCCTCGTCTACATGTCCGCTGACCACACCCCGCGCTGCTGcctccgccgccgccgccgccagaGTTTACCACAGGAAACCTAATGCCAGTAAAGTGTCACTTGTGGCGAGTAGGGGTTGACCTTAGACGGCTGCAGCAGTGTCACAGCTGTGAAAAGTAAAGAGAATGAATGCCGGACCTTGTTATGACTACTGACTGGAGAATGTCATGACAGACTAGTGGAGGCAGTTGGTCTTATAGTAGAAGTAGGAGTCGCAGCAGTAATGCTAATGGACATTTTACATGTCAGACTTCTTGACATCGAAGTGTAACTCCAGTTTAAAGTTGTGTACATGCTGGTTCATTGGCACAACTTACTGGGGGACACCTAAATGAAGCAGAGCAATCATTAAACAAGTAGTTTCACATTttgagaaacacattttttttgcttttttggtgTGAATTACAGCAGAttgacaccactctcatgtctctatgataaatattaaaggtgcagtgtgcagaatttagtggcatctagtggaacagacttggcagaaatggatgttttaattagtgtataatcacctgaaaataaggattgttgtgtttttgtcaccttagaatgagccctttatatctaaaTAGGGAGAAGGTCATCTTCTACGGAAGCCGCCATgttgccatgtttctacagtagcccagaatggacaaaccaaacactgactctagagagggcctttcacgtttttttttatgagtttcATGGTCACCGccacatgcttggaagggggagggtgaggggaggggtattcagttagttgcaatctgcaacttcaccactagatgccactaaatcttacacactggtcctttaagcgatatgtctggtgattttctatatttttcttattgtcaactaATCTCAGAGCCAAAAGAACAATGAACTGAtgtacttacaagtattgtgtgtgtatccgaagcctgatatatcttattcttctgtgccgtagacctccgtcgTTGCCcaaaagcaattaaaaacacGCCTTACCACCAGCAGCCGGCTAGCTTAGCTTTGCACAAAAATTGGGAAACAGGGAGCAGTTTCCAAACAACCAGTGGAGACTCCAGGTAGTTACTGCTCTCGGCCAAGAAATAGCCCGGCACATAACCCCcaataaaacagcaaactgttGGTTTTACgattaaataaattatgtatAACGCGTTAATTGGAGAGCTTTAGAGGAGCTGGTAGGttgattttattacttttggacaaagccaggcgAGCACTTTCCAGTCTATGCTAAGCTGAGCTAACTGGCTGCAGCAACACATTTaccagacagatatgagagtgataTTGATCCACTCATCTAAGTTTTGGCaagagagtgagatgagaagatatATTGAACTATTCCATTAACGCTATTAATTACAGCGCTTTTAGTGCTTGTCACGGTGCAGCAGTCGAAGTAGAAAACATCTATAGAAGGAGTATTTGTAGTTGCATTAGTAGTAAGTAGGTTGTGGTAATGTTTATAGTAGCAGCAACAGTAATAGATGTATGACTAGTGATGAAAACTGAAAGTGATTGTTAATTGGTAATAGCTaaaaaaattggcaaaaaataataatctagtatttttcagttttgtatGTCTATATTTTTCATACTGACTCCTGTTTGTTCCTCTTTATGAAGCATActattgttttgtttacttttgtttacTAATGGTAGTAGTACAGTTATAGCAGCAGTAATAGTAGTGGTTGTAGTAGTAGTTATAATAaaggaatattttattttgagtaGTATATATATGGTAGTACCAGTAAAAGTCAACATTTCAGTGTTCACTGTGTTAGTTTGTCTAATTAAGTTTATGGTTTGCATAAACTAAATGAGACAACAGTACAATTAGGAGCAAACTCTGAACAGATGTGTTATTTTGTACTCTGGCACTGaagcaaatgaagaaaatggAATGAAAGACTCTTCTAAATATTGACAATATGCAGCAGAGTCTTTATATATTCTCAATGTGAAAATAAGGACACTGGTATCACTGGGCTTATGCACTCgatcttcctctctctttgtgtcaCGGCAGCCTGGGAACTATCAGCGCACTGTGAAACGAACAGAGGACTCGTTCCAGGCCTGTAATGACATAGTGGCATGTTTCCAAGAGAGGGCTCGCGTGGAGAGGCAGTACGCCCAGCAGCTCAGTGAATGGAGCAACAAGTGGAAACCAGTAGTGGACTCCAGTGAGTAACAGCAGCATCGAATGTGTCTAACATGATGAAATGTGAATAATTATCATACAATTATTTGTGAGAAGAGACGGTAATACTATTTGTTTTCTAGTTTCTGCTTCATGTCATTAGTGGCTGTCATCAGAATGGTTTCTATGATacaaaaaatgatatttttttatatataaaattagaTTAAGTGGTATGATAATGAtgcagaaaagcagcagagcGTTGTTAGAcatataaaagaagaaaaacatgtagcAATATTGAAATATATGCAGTGTGtcattataaaaacataaaaaaaatgaagacttGCTTACTGATAAGTGTGTGTGATTCCCTggtccatctcctcctcctcctcctcatcctcctcatcctccctcagGTCCACTGTACGGATCTCTCCTGAAGGCTTggcagtgttttctctcttccgCTGATCGTCTGGCCTCCTTACACGCCTCCATCTGTCGCTCCCTGGTGTCGGAGGATGGAGACCGGGTCAGGACCTGGCAGAAAGACACCTTCCACAAGAAGTTATTTGGAGGCTTCAAGGAGTCCCAGGACACCGAGACGGGCTTTGCACGTGCTCAGAAGCCCTGGGCCAAACGCCTCAAAAAGGTCTGAAAATTTTTGAGGcagtttctcctctctccttctccagattatactgtttattattcttatttattcacatttattcaCTACTCTAGTGTTCAAGATCTGTACACAGAGGCAGTGTAGTAACTTCTACACTAGTTACAGTGTAATAACATTTAGTTGTAGCTTTAAATAAGGTGGTTTCCAACATTTATTATCAAAGGATAGTTAACTAAACATCATGCTTTTTCCTACAGCACATTGGCTGATATACCTTTAgtttcacacatgcactcagTACAACCACACTCTTCTTCTGATTTCTAGTAAACAGCTGACGTAGTTGGTAGCTCAAGGCGTTTTGGAGTTTGTTTTCGGGAACATTTCAAACTCAGCCAGTCAAGGACTCCAGTGACCTGAACCAGACACATTTGAACCAGAAACCCATTTAAcaacactttctcttttttaatgCAACACTGTTTTACTTATTCAAAAACTGATTTGACTTTATCAGATCATTCTTCTCAAATGTTCCTTCCCAAGGCGAAcacatttcatatatatataacaaaacataacaaaaagaaatacTACAGACAGTATACAACAAGTAGCTGCAGTGCAATAAATCTCCTACAAAGGAGAAACTGAAGCTCATGTAGAAGCCAAACACTGTTTAACAGTGTGACTGTTTTGAGTGCAGCTTGAGAAAAAGAGGACATCCATCAAAAGCAGAATTACATATTTGCATCAGAAATATATACGCAGGCCCCCTCAGGGAATCAATACTAAACTTCTGCAACAAGACAAATGGGGAGTGATTCAGTAAATGGCTTCAATTCAATGGCCATATTTAGACCACAGGGATCTAATGCACTGCTATTTAATCACTAGGATGATTTTCCAAAAGTCAGATGTATCTGTTTTTATCATTAGCTGCAGGTTAAACTGCTTTTGAGTGGATGGTATGGTTGTTTGTTGCATGTCAAATCCATGTAGACAAACTCCTTTATACAATACATACAGTTCTACTTAATGCACTTACATTTACTGCAAAATAATGATACGGTTTGGTTGGTACACAGCTGGATAAAGCCAGGCGGGCGTATCATAAGGTGAGCCGTAAGGAGCAGGCAGCCAGAGAGCGAGAGGAACACGCTCAGGGAAACCCGGACGTCGCCATCGACAAACAGAAGAAGAtccaggaggagagagagctggCTCAGCAGGAGGCCGAGAAGGTAAACAATACGTTTCATCTCGTTATCATGTTGAAGTGTTTAGTctcattgattattttattggtcttatttgttttatttcacctATTTGGGGATCTAAACAGCTACTGAGTTGTTTTAAAGAGTCTTAAGTTGTCTTtatgatgtaatattttatatgattgtatCGGAATTTCTACTAATGATTTATAATTGCAGTGTTTCACTCTGATTTTGTGATGTAGTTACAgacatattttgtgttatttgctTTCTGTTGTTGGTGTTGTCGATGCCTATCTCGGCCAGGATACGCTTGACAAAGAGATTTGTAATCTCAGTTAGGTGACTCAAAAATGTGTGAGTGATTAAGGGCAGGGAGTTTTTAACCACCTTAGTCAGTGGCGCCAAGATAACAACCGAAG
The genomic region above belongs to Thunnus albacares chromosome 17, fThuAlb1.1, whole genome shotgun sequence and contains:
- the si:ch211-51c14.1 gene encoding protein kinase C and casein kinase substrate in neurons protein 3 isoform X2, which encodes MSTLSSESSSEDANNRSFWMPGNYQRTVKRTEDSFQACNDIVACFQERARVERQYAQQLSEWSNKWKPVVDSSPLYGSLLKAWQCFLSSADRLASLHASICRSLVSEDGDRVRTWQKDTFHKKLFGGFKESQDTETGFARAQKPWAKRLKKLDKARRAYHKVSRKEQAAREREEHAQGNPDVAIDKQKKIQEERELAQQEAEKVRGRYEKVLEEVNRYAPRYMEEMESIFDQSQDEERKRIVFLKQAFLSIHKHLDITNNESVRAVYNELHNTLMAIDEQEDLRWWKNTHGPGMPTDWPHFQEWTPEKKAKKGKKEAEQKVSIDRNVMIGGVKVRALYDYVGQETDELSFKAVSFSLQVRNS
- the si:ch211-51c14.1 gene encoding protein kinase C and casein kinase substrate in neurons protein 2 isoform X1 translates to MSTLSSESSSEDANNRSFWMPGNYQRTVKRTEDSFQACNDIVACFQERARVERQYAQQLSEWSNKWKPVVDSSPLYGSLLKAWQCFLSSADRLASLHASICRSLVSEDGDRVRTWQKDTFHKKLFGGFKESQDTETGFARAQKPWAKRLKKLDKARRAYHKVSRKEQAAREREEHAQGNPDVAIDKQKKIQEERELAQQEAEKVRGRYEKVLEEVNRYAPRYMEEMESIFDQSQDEERKRIVFLKQAFLSIHKHLDITNNESVRAVYNELHNTLMAIDEQEDLRWWKNTHGPGMPTDWPHFQEWTPEKKAKKGKKEAEQKVSIDRNVMIGGVKVRALYDYVGQETDELSFKAGEEFLKVEDEDDQGWCRGMKDGGWEGLYPANYVEVV